cagcgccgtcaagctcgacctgctccggaccaacgtcgtcgcgaagaagaggaacaccgacctggcttttctgatgggcggggcggacatgctctaGAGCACCGatgagaagctcaaggcgtggtacatggcggagcgcggcctcatcctgaaccagctgccGACGACGGCGCCGCCAACTCCCGCGCCCACGCCGACGCCGCTGCCAAGCCCAAGCGATGATGCCTCCACGCCGCCCAGCAGCACCgaagccgcgccgacgccgcccagcatagaagcagctccgacacagccaagcccgcgcacgccgactccgccgatGCCGGAGACCGACCCCGCCGAGTGATGCGTTACGCACGCGTCCAGACTTGTGGTGTTCTTTTTTTTGTACGCTGGACTATTTATCcgatcgccgaactgtggcatgTGATCGCCGGACTTGTGGCGTCTTTTGTGTGAACCGTGGCCTGTAATCGCCGGACTTGTGGCGTCTTTTGTGAGTGGGAACGACCAAGTTTGAAATTGCCGCGACCTGAGGGGCGGCGCCTGGGGGCGTGACTGGAAGCTAGGTCGACCCCAAAGGCCaatctagcgccggttcgcccctaggccgctctttttcggcgccctggggggccgaacgactGAAGGTGCTCTTAGGCCGGCAGTCTTCCTTGTCGATGTGATTGAGGACAACCCTTGGACTAAAGCCTCTTATGTTGATGCCATCCATAGGATGATCTCCAAGATCCGCAACTCTGACACCCCCTGCTCCTCCACCGCTGCCATCGTGTGTGTGCCTTGTTTTACGTACTGCGTCTCGGTACTTGGTTATGTGTGCATTTGAACTATGGTTTATTTGGTACTTTGTTGTATGCCGGTTGACATTGCCGTGAAGATTCTATTTATAAAAGCTCAatctttttttctaaaaaaaatgaatTACACATGTTTATCTGGATTGCTGGAATAAATCAAATCTTCATGAATTTCGGAGCGGGTACGGTTTTTGAAGTTTCACCTAAACAGGGCATCTAGACCTTGAGGATACAAGCAATTTAGATTTAAGTGTGCAAACCGTGTTAACGTCGGGGTTTATTCGTACTTGCCCTCTGACCATATCTATCATTAAATCATGATGCTCGGTGTTTTCATTTTATCTGTCTGCGCTGCCTGAGGGCAGAAGCTCTTTGTCGGTACTTGCTACTCCTTCCGTTttgtaatataagagcgtttttaacacTTTTGTATGAGCCTAGCATAACAATTACTAGCTACATGGCTTTCAGGTAGATGGATGATATGTGTATAGCGAGACAACATACGGAGAGTAATTAGCACAAGGGATGTTAGGTTGAGCAAAATCAACCTATGCTACTCCATTGAAAGCAACTTGTCACAAATGAAATCCATGGACGGCTGGTCCTTATCCAGCAACAAGTCAACCTAAGCCAGGTTGGATGGccagtactcccttcgtttttatttactccgcatattagttttggtcaaagtcaaactttacaaactttgacaaagtttatagacaaaaatattaacatatacaataacaaatcaatatcattagattcattgttgaatgtatttccacatcatatagatttgttatgctaTATATTTATATTGTTttctactagcaaaagagcccgtgcgttgcaacgggagaaaaaacacaacacacactcttaatcgaacaaccatcactcaagaccacaataggtccatctcctttattttagcgacgcatcatatttgtgttgccgcttatccttcttctcaccctcgccggcgatggcttagtgttcacacaaaccaaaacgtgtttgaatatggtaaatcctaagacgtctctccccccccccccccctctctctcgctttctctcacactcgcaatgagaaatctgttgttttcccctgcgatgtattcagaggtatgcatgtgtagttctcgattttttcttttccctatatgactatagtgggtgtttatttgcaaCCCGGATCGCCGCCTGTACGAAAGAAAAATGGATCGTGCGCGAtagttataagtttgcttccaaaacaatatttaaaaaatatttaacaggtaaaattaacatcatattcagatttcaCATAtctttctaatcaaatttcatatataacatgttaaaatcggagttacggtttgaaagatacgtataatttagaaaaccatttgtttgacttaaatatcttccaaaataatatttataaatacttaacaggttaaaataatcttatattcatattctacatatttttctaatcaaatttcatatataacatgtttaaatcggagttacggtttaaaagatatggatgttttagaaaaacatttgtttgacttaaatatgatccgcggatggaatacctaaaaagtcgggtttttttttgaaaaactgcaAAATAACGGttcggtgtgacttaaatccgaacTACGGGTTGATTTCATGAAAATGCAGGGGCTTTTTCGCAAAATGATGCGACGGACGGGTAGAAACCCTACATACTTTATTATTATTAGATAGAGATAAATTTCTTATTAGGAGGATTAGCGAACGATGTAATCGTTGTTTGAGTTTAATAAAGCTTACTATGATGGCAAAAAAAGGTAGagataaatttgatcaaacttacaaagtttgacttcagtcaactctaatatgcggagtaaataaaaaacaGAGAGTACTTTATAAGGTTTTCTCTGCTTTGTGTTGTCAGCTAATCACGGACCAATTTGCTTGCCTGTCCTGTTCTTGCGCAAAGTTGACTTTCCGTGGAGGTCTAGCCACGTGCAAGCCGGATACTGGATACCTGGTGAATAATTAGGCCTTAATAATCAATTCGTTCATTGGTGAGCATGGTAGCGTGGCTCTTTAAGCGCTGAATGGACACGATGTGGCATGTCCGCACGCTGTGGTTGTGGGCTGGAGTGGTCAACGCGGGGAGCAATGGCGGCCCCGTCGTCGTGGTTGCTCCTGCTCTGTCTCGCCGGCGGCGTGCTTCATGCCGGCGCCCAGAGAGCACCCGACACCACGGGTACCAATCAAGTTTTAAGATCTCTCGTACGTACACATGCATCATGCGTGTGGTTTGGGCATGCGTGCAGGTTTCGTCAGCGTCGACTGCGGCCTCTCGGAGCACAGCGGCTACGTGGACGACGCCACCAAGCTGCCCTACAGCTCGGACGCCGGCTTCACCGACACCGGCCAGAACTACAACGTCTCGGCACAGTACAACGACCAGGCGCTCCTCAGACGGCACCGGCAGCTCCTCACTGTCCGCAGCTTCCCCGGCCcgccggggcggcggggctgctACACCCTCCCGTCCTTCGAGGCCGGGACGTCCAAGTACCTTGTCCGGGCCACCTTCATGTACGGCAACTACGACGAGCTCAACAAGCCCCCCGCCTTGGACCTCTACCTCGGCGTCAACTTCTGGAAGACGGTCAACATCTCCAGGCCTGACGCAGTGCACACCGCCGAGGTCATCGCCGTCATCCCGGTCGACGCGGCGCATGTCTGCCTGGTGAACACCAACTCCGGGACGCCCTTCATCTCGTCGCTGGTGAACACGATGTATCCGCTGGTGAACTGGACACAGGGGCTGGTCCTCATCGGCAGGCGCAACTCCGGCGCCACAGAGTTGATTAGGTGAGCATTCATGTAAAGCTTCTTCAGAGCATAGACTACTCTTTCCATAACAAAATATTTGCTCCAGCCGGAGACGGAAACGACAGATGGCATGACCCCGCAAGAAGCGATCGCATATGCACGCCTAAAAAGATTCTGCTCTAGCATCATCAAGAAGCTCGCCCCACCCCTGCTCCACGAAGTTTCCGCGCTTCGTCCGGATGCAGAGCCATTCAACCCCAAGCGCACCACGCGATCCACCAAGAGAGCTGCTGGGCCAGGCGCATCCAAGTCCAGCAAGGTGGAAAACGTCTTGCTGCGAGCACTCGGCCTCGTCCCTGAAGACATGGTGGTTGATGACGAGGCAGTTAAGGAGCTTCAGGATTTGTTCGACTCACCACTCCGCGAACAGCACGTGAGGGTCATTGCCGCGCTCTTCGGCAAGTGCGTCCCCAACAATATCGACCTCACCGGTGGTTCTGAAGTTGCGGTTGGTGTGCTCTGAGCGCGCCCGTTGGTGCTGGGGTTGACTGTTTTCTTCATGGCTCACAACCCACAAATTGTATGCTGGAACATGAGAGGCTTAAACAACCCAGCCAAGAGGAAAGTAGTTAGGGAGTTCTTTGCTTCGTTGAGAGTCAATATGGTGTGTCTACAGGAGACCAAGTTGGAGACCGTGGATCAGTTTATAGTAATGCAATGTCTTGGACCATCTTTTGATGGTTTTGCTTACTTGCCTGCGATTGAGACGCGTGGTGGTATTTTCCTTGCTTGGGACTCGACATGCGTGACGGTTGATCACCTGCAGTACGATGTTAACTTCCTAACCGGCAAAGTACGGCAGCTTGATGGAACCGAGTGGTGGATCTCTGTGGTGTATGCCCCCAGGGTGATGAGCTAAAAACACAATTTCTCAGTGACTTATCAATAGAACTATGATGACCAAGTTCCAAAACTTTGTTGATGATCACGAGCTCAAGGAACTATACATGCATGGGCGCAGGTTCACTTGGTCAAACGAGAGAAACACCCCAACCTTGACCAAAATTGATAGAATGCTTGTCTCGGTTGAATGGGAGTTGGCCTATCCAGACTACCTTATGCAAGCACTCTCCACTAGTGCGTCAGATCATGCACCTCTCCACCTCTCTATGAGCAACATATTTGGAGCTAAGAGGCGCTTTCGGTTTGAACTCTATTGGACCAAGCTAGAGGGCTTTGAAGATGCGGTCAGAGAAGCTTGGGTCTGTAGCAATGATATCTTTGATCCGTTTAAAAGGTTGGATGCGCTCTTCAGGAATACAACCTCTTATTTACAAGCTTGGGGGCAGAGAAAGATAGGGAACATTAAAATCCTCATGAAGGTTGCAAACAGGCTAATTGCGAGACTTGATAGAGCCCAGGAGATGCGACCCTTGTCTTTGCTGGAAACCTGGTTACGTCGAACACTGAAGCTCTCCTTGCTTGGCCTTGCATCCCTTGAACGCACCATTGACAGGAAAAGATCCTGGATTCGCTGGCTTAGGGAGGGCGACGCGAACACCAAACTGTTCCAAGCAGTAGCCAACGGAAGACGTGCTAAGAATTTCATCCCCTGCATCAAGAGTGGCGATGAAATCATCACTGACCAAGTTAGAAAAGAGGAAGTTTTCTCTGAGGCCTTCGAAAACCTGCTTGGGAAGGCCGTAGTTCGTGATAACACGATGATCTTGAGTACCTTCAGATCCCTGAGTGCAACCTCGATGAACTCGAGCTAATGTTCACTGAAGAGGAAGTGTGGAACATAATTAAAGAGATCCCTGCCGATAGAGCTCCAGGACCGACGGTTTCATTGGTGCCTTCTATCACACTGCTTGGCCTATCATGAAAGGAGACATCATGGCTGCGCTGTTGAAACTGTATGTGGGAGATGGCCGAGGCTTCACCAAGCTCAACCGTGCGCACATTATTCTGATCCCCAAAGTCCCTgatgccctggaagttggtgattaCCGTCCTATAAGCTTGCCGCACAGCTTTGCCAAACTCTTTGCCAAACTTCTCGCGACCAGAGTTCGGCCTCGCATGTCTGAAATCGTGGCCATAAATCAATCAACTTTCATCAAGGGAAGAAACATCCACGACAACTACCTTCTGGTCAGACAGCTAGCCCGGAAACTTCATGCAAGAAAGGAGAAGGGGCTGTTTCTCAAGCTTGATATATCTAAAGCGATCGACTCACTGTCTTGGCCGTTCCTCTTGGAGAACTTAAGGGCAAGGGGTTTTGGTCAGAGGTGGATTACTTGGATTTCGATCCTCCTTAAATCTGCAAGCACTCGAGTGGTGGTCAACGGTGTCCCGGCTAGGAGATTTCATCATGCCAAGGGCCTAAGGCAAGGGGACCCGGTCTCGCCGCTACTCTTTGTGATCGCCATGGACTCCCTCACCTCCATCATTAGTAAGGCAACTGAAGAAGGAATCTGCAGCTCGTTCAGAGGAGTTACAGCCACGCAGTGGCTTTCCCTATATGCCGACGATCTCGCGCTGTTCTTGAGACCGACCATGCAAGATCTTACCTTCGTCAAGGCCACGTTCGACATCTTCGGCGAAGCTTCTGGCCTCCGAATCAATTACAGCAAATCGAATGCAATTCTTATCAGACACAATGAGACCGATCATCATCGAGTGGATTCGATATTGCATTGCAAGATGCGAGACTTCCCATGCCGTTACCTTGGTCTACAACTTGCGATCAATCAACTAACAAGGGCGGATTGGTAGCCGCTCCTCGATCAAGTCAGGAAGTTCATCCCGGCATGGCAACGAGGCCTCATCCAGCGGCCTGGGAGATTGATCCTGGTCAAAACTGTTATCGCTGCAAGACCGGTCCACCAACTCCTAGTGCTTGACCCACCTGTTTGGGTCCTTGAGGAGATCAACAAGTGGATGCGCTCTTTCTTTTGGGCTGGCAAAGAGAAGAGCCACGGCGGACAATGCCTTATCGCCTGGGACGCGGTTTGCAAACATACTTTATTCGGAGGCCTAGGAGTAAAGAATCTAGCATTGCAAGCGCTGGCACTACGTGTTCGATGGGAAGGGCTGAGAAGATCTGATCCGAGCATGCCCTGGCAAGGGTTAAACATGATTGTGGATGACCATGCGCCAGAGGTCTTCAACAGCTTTGTCAAAATCAAGGCGGGGGAGGGATCCAAATTTCTATTTTGGAAGGATCGCTGGATTCACGACACTACGGTTGCTGATATAGCCTCGTTACTCCACGAGATGGTCAGCACGAAGAACAAAAACAGGAGAACGGTGAGAGACGCGCTTAATGATAATGCCTGGACGCTTGATGTGCAAGGGGAGCTATCTTTCTTGGGCCACATGCAAGTATACTCTTTATGCCAAGCCATTAGTACTGTGGAGAGgaacctggtgtcggtgtcaaaaccgacggatctcgggtagggggtcccgaactgtgcgtctaaggtcgatcgtaacaggagacaggggacacgatgtttacccaggttcgggccctctctatggaggtaataccctacttccggcttgattgatcttgatgaatatgagtattacaagagttgatctaccatgagatcgtaatggctaaaaccctaaaagtctagcctgtatgattatgattacctctacggactaaaccctccggtttatatagacaccggaggggactagggttgtacaaagtcggtcacagagaaaggaatcttcatatccgaacaccaaacttgccatccacgccaaggagagtcccatccggacacgagaaagagtcttctgtcttgtatcttcacggcccatcagtccggcccatgtccaacaggtcggacgcccgaggaccccttaatccaggactctctcagtagcccctaaaccaagcttcaatgatgaggtgtccgacgcgcagattgtcttcggcattgcaaggcgggttcctcctccgattactCCAAAGCATCCTTCAAACAccgaaaacgtgtccggctctgcaaaactagtaccacacacaaccgcagagagcacaatatttcacgagtccaatctgctgacattttttgtagcgtgacatcacgtccctgCCTGGTCTTTATTTCAAACCGCTTCTTGTAGCctcccgctccatatttcgagatgcggttttattggcacgtcttgtcaaagtagagatcgtgtccccttattgcgggattctcatcaatacgggcgtgggtaacccaactgttccATTGGCATGATCCCTTGGAGATAGGCAGGCTTTAAGGCCTAtgaggagacgtttgatattcatcgcctttataaaggggcacggACCCGTCTTTCTCCTCTACGCCTACCTCTTCTTCAACCTTTCCAACCTCAAGTTCCAGCACCCAGGTTTCAACTTAATTTCTCCGTGGCTCCCagccatgtccggacccagccctcaaggccggtgggtggcctcctctgtcacagaggaggatactgcgaagctccgggcggcaagatatctgaccgcggaaatcctccacaggctccctactaaagggcaggttattcctactcccagatccggcgagagggtcgtattcatcccccacttcctccggggcctagggttcgctctccaccccttcgttcgcggactcatgttctattacgggctagactttcgcgatctagctccggactcgtttcttcacatctccgcattcattgtcatgtgcgaggcctttctccgcattcccccacacttcgtcttatggctcaagacctttaatgtgaagccgaaggtaatcgagcggaagcaagcggagtgcggcggtgctacggtgagcaagctcaccaatactccttggccaaaaggttctttcacggaaacttccaacctatggcagcgggagtggttttacatcattgaaccccgtggtaccaagtgggcagctactcCTGCGTTCCGATCTCAGTGGCGGAGCTGGTACCCGGCGACCCGGGGCAGCTGCCCGGGCTCCTAGCCCAGCAGCACTTGATAGTGACTAATAAACCACGTCCTAATTATCAGAGTTTGGCGTTATTTGCCCGGGCAAAAAGTTCCTAGGTGACTGAGCCTTGTACTGTAGTCCAAACGTAGAGTCCTAGGCCCATTTAATTAATACATTTACAGAGTACGTTGTAGGCCTAGCCCAATGCTCGTGGCTCTACGCCCGCACGTCTGCGTGTAAAGCTTAGAAAATTCGCCAAGGGCTAGCGAAACCCTTGACGCCTTctcgcctcctgctcctcccgccgcGATCGACCACGACGGTTCAGTTCGTTTGACAGCAGCGGCAGATCGCCGGGCAATCCATGGAAGGACGGCAATCCACGACGCCTCCTCCTAGCAGTTTGTGGCTTGTCTTCCAAATTCTAATTAGGAGAGGAATTGAGGTGAGTTTAGGGCTTAGGCTTGTGCAGCTGCAGGCACCCGCATGAGTAATTTGGGGATTCTAATTTCGGCATGTAATTTGCAGCGACATGTGTAATTAAAGACTCTATCACCCCGAGCAGGTTGATTGAAGGAATATCGATCTCCACTTGGCATAGGTATTGTCACTTTTGTTGTCGACACATCTAACCTGACCATTGTTAGTTAGTTCATTCAATCATTCCAAATCATCCAACTTTCATCTTATATTATTAATTTCAGATATGAGGAGGTTTTTGGTTCCTAGAGCAAGTATTGAGAATGCAAGTGCTGTGCAGGCGGAATCAGAACAAGACCCTCCTATTCATGTTGCTAACAATAGTGAGTTTAATCCGGACGAAATTCAATCTGATCCCGCACTGAGAAAACAAATTGTTGAATATGCACCACAAATTCAAGACCAAGTTAGGAGGGCGTACATATTAAAGGGTCGAACCAAACCAGTATTAGAATTTCGCCGAACGGATTCAAGAGCATTTTCTAAGTCATGGTATGAAAAGTATAACTGGATAGAATATAGCAAGTCCGAGGATGCAGCTTTTTGTTTCTATTGTTTCTTATTCAAGCAACCTGGAAGGGCTGAACACTTTGGGTTTGAAGTCTTCACCAAAACAGGTTTTAGGGACTGGAAACATGCATATAGAGCCTTACCTGAGCATGTAGGTGGTCTGAATAGTGGTCACAACAATTGTGTTCGGCATTATGATGATTTCAAAAATCAAAGACAAAGTGTGTCAACCAAGTTCGCTTGTGGAACTGTGGAATCTCACAGATTATATAAGATCCTCTTGACTTCTTCTCTGGAGTGTGTAGGTATCTGATAGCACAAGGTTTGTCATTCCGTGGCCATGATGAATCTACTACTTCATTGAACAAGGGAAACTTTCTAGAGATGATAGATTGGTTAAAGGATAGCAATGAAGAAGTAAGAGATGCTTTTGATCGTGGTGGAGAAAACTGCAAGATGACTTCCGGTGAAATACAAAAGGACCTTGCAAGGTGTTGTGCAGAGGAAGTCACCGAAGTGATTATGTGGGAGCTTGGTGATAAAAAGTTCTCTGTTCTTATTGATGAGTCACGCGATATATCGGTGAAAGAACAAATGGCAGTAATGTTGAGGTTAGTAACTATCTTTTGTTTTTTGGGTTCTTTATTTACTTCAATTCTTCGTTCATCCATGATTTATCTATTCATTCTAATTTTTTGTAGGTATGTGAATGAAGGGAAGGTTGTGGAACGATGTCTATGTCTGCACCACATCAAAGATACTACATCTGAGTCACTGAAGTTAGCTCTTGTAAAGCTTCTTGATCATTACAAATTGTCAATTTCAAGGCTACGAGGGCAAGGATATGACGGTGCTTCAAACATGAGAGGTGAATTTAACGGTTTGCAAAGAAAAATTCTCGACGAAAACCCTCATGCTTTCTACGTCCATTGTTTTGCCCATAGATTACAGTTGGTTGTGGTCGTTGTTGCTAGTTCTTCTTGCTCAtatattcatgatttttttgagTACATATCATTGATTGTGACCACAACAACTTTATCTTGCAAGAAGATGGAAGTGTTGGTGGAAGAATCTCACAATGATATTTTGGAAAGGCTTGAGAGGGGTGAGATATCTACAGGAAGAGGCTTGAATCAACAGACTAGTCTTGCTAGACCTGGAGATACTAGATGGGGTTCACATCATAAAACTTTGCTTCGCTTGGACCAAATGTGGGCCTCTATAATAAAAGTTCTTAGCACGGTTGACGCAAATGGGCGTAATCCGAGCCATGCTGCCGGTTGCATAGAAAAAATGGAGTGCTTCAAATTTGCTCTCGTTTTGAAGTTTATGCTAAAGTTGTTTGGTATAACAAATGAGCTCTCACAACTTTTGCAAAGAAGGGATACAAATATTGTGCTTGCCTTGGAATTAATTTATGATGTTAAACTCCGGTTGGCTACCATGAGAGATAGTGGTTGGGAGAGTATTTTTGATGAGGTCAAACAATTCTGCAATTCCAAAGGTATTCCAGTGCCAAATATGGATGGTGAAATACCAGTTCGAGGTCGCTCGAGGCTAGAGGAAGGACTATCACTAATCTTCATTATTATCGGGCTGAGATTTTCTATGTCGTTATTGACAAAATATGTGTTGAGATGAATCATCGCTTCAGTGACTCAAACCAAGATGTAATTGCATGTTTCTCCTGTCTTGATCCCAAGAATTCTTTCTCCAAGTTTGATGTACAGAAGCTTTCTCGGCTTGCTGAAATATATAGTGCCGATTTCTCAAATAGTGATCGTACAATATTGAGGGACCAACTTGAGACTTTTGTTCTTCATTTGAGAAATCATGCTGCATTTTCTACTTGCAAAGATGTTGAAAGTTTAGCTACAAAAATGGTTGAAACAGAGAAACATTTGGTCTTTCCATTGGTTTACAAGCTCATTGAGTTAGCTTTGCTACTGCCGGTGTCCACGGCATCTGTTGAGAGAGCTTTCTCGGCAATGAAAATTATCAAGTCTAAACTGCGCAGCACGATCAATGATGATTGGTTTAATCACTTGATGATATGCTACAATGAACGTGAAATATGTAAATCACTCGACGATGAAGTTATCACTCAAAGGTTTCAGGCCATGAAAGCTCGAAAAGGGATTTTACCGAGGCATCATTAGTTGGTATGTTTCATTTCCCATGTGAATACGTTTTTACAACTCCACTATAGACTACTAATTTCTTACATTTTCCAATTGCAGGGTCTCTTTTTGGGTGCTCGATCGGA
This window of the Triticum aestivum cultivar Chinese Spring chromosome 5D, IWGSC CS RefSeq v2.1, whole genome shotgun sequence genome carries:
- the LOC123124815 gene encoding putative leucine-rich repeat receptor-like protein kinase At2g19210 encodes the protein MSARCGCGLEWSTRGAMAAPSSWLLLLCLAGGVLHAGAQRAPDTTGFVSVDCGLSEHSGYVDDATKLPYSSDAGFTDTGQNYNVSAQYNDQALLRRHRQLLTVRSFPGPPGRRGCYTLPSFEAGTSKYLVRATFMYGNYDELNKPPALDLYLGVNFWKTVNISRPDAVHTAEVIAVIPVDAAHVCLVNTNSGTPFISSLVNTMYPLVNWTQGLVLIGRRNSGATELISRRRKRQMA